One Gloeocapsa sp. PCC 73106 DNA window includes the following coding sequences:
- a CDS encoding RNA-guided endonuclease TnpB family protein encodes MLLNYQYRCYLETPQKAQLNNWLRIAQYWYNWQLGDRFTWWEENRSNYIIPSGDCCQISCSLPPMQLRDKPNFFSQKKLLPEKKKDLVLVRHSQELLDFTTVPSQTLQDVSKRVDQAFERYIKGDKNGKRSGKPRFKSRYRTLRIEGQAIKITRVEKDWLYLSCSKLKGWLTIRLHRPLPSGFLLKNVLISKKADGWYCTFCLDDPTVPSFTPDKINPTWENSLGIDAVLYEDDYLATSEGNKLPSVKSFRKNQHQLAKISQSKNSRKKGTKARRKLAKKEGRKHQQIARARKDNAYKTAQALVRTDNQVFFVEDLNLKGLTKRNKVKKDTEGNYLKNGQSAKSGLNKSWLDAAFGNFYETLSYIAEKAGAVVIKVNPAYTSQILAYRDEFVFTDCSIRKYYDSKEEITVDRDINASINIKRVGLELFPTINRRSGKITKSQTNSTTKQVLEVLKGCQKHTLCP; translated from the coding sequence ATGCTCTTAAATTACCAGTACCGATGCTACCTTGAGACTCCCCAAAAAGCGCAGTTAAACAACTGGCTAAGGATTGCTCAGTATTGGTATAACTGGCAATTAGGAGATCGCTTTACTTGGTGGGAAGAAAATCGTAGTAACTACATTATCCCTAGCGGAGACTGTTGTCAAATATCATGCAGTTTGCCACCTATGCAGTTGAGAGATAAGCCTAATTTCTTTTCTCAGAAAAAATTGTTACCAGAGAAGAAAAAAGACCTAGTTCTTGTCAGACATTCTCAAGAATTACTAGATTTTACCACTGTACCTTCTCAAACCTTGCAAGATGTGTCTAAGCGTGTAGATCAAGCATTTGAAAGATACATAAAAGGAGATAAGAACGGTAAAAGAAGTGGTAAACCGAGGTTTAAAAGTAGATATCGCACCTTAAGAATAGAAGGACAAGCTATCAAAATCACGAGAGTAGAAAAGGATTGGCTTTACCTATCCTGTTCTAAGCTCAAAGGATGGTTAACAATTAGATTACATCGACCATTACCTTCAGGTTTCTTATTAAAAAATGTCCTCATTAGTAAAAAAGCTGATGGTTGGTATTGTACTTTTTGCTTGGACGATCCAACCGTACCTAGTTTTACTCCAGACAAGATTAATCCTACTTGGGAGAATTCCCTAGGGATTGACGCAGTTTTGTACGAAGATGACTACCTTGCTACTTCTGAAGGTAACAAATTACCATCGGTTAAATCTTTCCGCAAAAACCAACACCAATTAGCCAAAATTTCTCAATCAAAAAACTCTCGTAAAAAAGGAACAAAAGCGCGAAGAAAATTGGCGAAAAAAGAGGGAAGAAAACATCAACAAATAGCTAGAGCCAGAAAAGATAATGCTTACAAAACTGCTCAGGCTTTGGTAAGAACTGATAATCAGGTATTTTTTGTAGAGGATTTGAATCTTAAAGGTTTAACCAAACGAAATAAAGTTAAAAAAGATACTGAAGGTAATTACTTAAAAAATGGGCAATCAGCTAAATCTGGTTTAAATAAATCTTGGTTAGATGCAGCTTTTGGGAACTTTTACGAAACACTGTCTTACATAGCCGAAAAAGCTGGAGCAGTGGTAATTAAAGTAAATCCCGCCTATACATCGCAAATACTCGCCTATCGGGATGAGTTTGTATTTACCGATTGTTCTATACGGAAGTACTATGACTCCAAAGAAGAAATAACTGTCGATAGGGATATAAACGCGTCGATAAATATAAAGAGAGTCGGGCTGGAACTGTTCCCGACTATAAACCGGCGTAGTGGGAAAATTACAAAGTCTCAGACTAATAGTACCACGAAGCAAGTTCTGGAAGTCCTAAAGGGATGCCAGAAGCATACACTCTGTCCCTAG